The Magnetococcus marinus MC-1 genome contains the following window.
CCACATGCCCCGCTGCCAAACCAAGTGGCACGGTTTACCCCCGCTCAAATCTTGCAACACCGCTTGGTGCAACCAGGGGAAGCTGGCATGTTCCCGCCACGCCAGCTGTTGCGCCTCCGGCAACACCGCCAAGGCATCGGCACCCTCAAGCATTTTAGCGGTATCGCCCCAACCGGGATGGGGTAAGAGCACCCGCCGCAGCAAAGGGACCATCTGAAAACCCAAGGCTTGATAAATGCGACGGGCCCCATGGCTGGGGTTGGTCGCCACCACCGTAAGGTTGGGCTGCTGCAACAAGCTTTTAAGCATCTCCATGGAGATTTCTGCATGGGCTTCGGATACCCGCCAACTGGCCAAATTAGCGATCAGCTCCTGCTGTCCCTCCACGATGCGCTGACTGTAGATAACCGCCATTACCCCTACCAGCAGGTTGCCCTCTACCATTTTATACCCATGGTTGCGCCGCTCTGCCAACCAAGGTTGACTTAGGGCTTGGCGCCACTGCATGGCATTGGGTTTGCCGTGCATCTGTCGCTGCAAAAAATCGCATACATCATCCAGATCAGCATCGGTTATGGGTAACACGCCTACCTTCATTTTGCTCGCACCCTTTTGCCGTAACAATGGCCTCTACCTTAAGGCTTGCTTATTAAACCTGTGCAGTCTAGTTGCTTTAGGTAGGTTTCTCCACCCTTGTCAGGTGGGGCGATGCCCACACAGCCCGCTTTGATTGCTGCTGGACGCCCTTGGCACAACGGGTTACAATACCCCCGATTATGATTTCAAGTTTTTGTTTTTACACCTATTGGAGCGCCAATACCGATGCTTAACCGGCCCCCCATTCTGGCGCTTGCCCCCCACAGTTGGCACGACCGCTGGCTCAGCCGGCAGCAGTTAATGAGCCGTCTGGGTGGCCGGGGTTGGCCCGTCACCTACAGCTATGGTCCCCTCAATGTGTGGCAGCGCGAAAGCCCCCTGTGGCAACAGGCCGGTTGGTTGGGGGGGGTTGAACAGGTTGACCATGTGCAGGTGGATCAACCGGGCCGCTGGTTTCCCGCTTGGCAGCGCTACCCCTGGTGGGATCATGTGGCGCTGCGTCTGCACGCCCAACGCATGCAGGCCCTTATGGGGCATGCCCAGGCTGACCGACAGATTCTTTTTCTGTTTCATCCCCGCTTTTGGCCCTACGTAGAACGGCTACAGCCGCGCTATGTGGTCTACCATATCTATGATGTCTTTTCCGTTATGGATAACTGGAGCCCGCAAATGGATCACTACCAGCAGCAGTTGGTGGAGCGGGCCGATCTGATTACCACCTCTTCCCAAGGCATGCTGGAGCAGCTCCCCACGCCGGGCCCGCAAAAGGCCAAATTGCTCAATAATGGCGCCGATCCCCGCCCCTTTATCGAGGCCGATGGCTGCCCCTGCCCGGCAGATTTGGCCATGATCCCCGGCCCCCGCATTGGTTATGTGGGCACGGTCAATGCCAAATTGGATCTGGAGATGATCTTGTATGTCGCCAGCCGCCACCCCCACTGGCACTGGGTGTTTATTGGCCCGGTCATGTTGGAAGGCGAGCAGGCCAAGCAGGCTAAAGCGCTGTGGCAGCAGTGCTGCGCCCTGGATAATGTGCATCTGTTGGGGGCCAAACCCAGGCAGGCGGTACCTGCCTATGTACAGCATATGGATGTCAACACCATCTGTTACCGCATCCGCCCCGACGATTGGGTAATCCATGGCTACCCGGTCAAACTGCATGAATATTTGGCCACCGGCAAACCGGTGGTAGCCGCAGCACAAAGTGCGGTTAAGGATCAGTTTAGCCATGTTGCCGCCATCGCCCAGCACCCCCAACAGTGGGCCGATGCCCTGCAAGCCGCCCTCACCAACGGCGGCGTGGGCACCCCCCAGACCCGCCGACAGGTGGCCCTGCTCAACACCTGGGACCAACGCACCAGCACCCTGGAAAATTGGCTGCTGGAAATGTTGGCGTAGGCTCTCTTTTAATCCTGGCACATAAGATGCTGTAGGGATCATTAAGTTTGCATTTTTTGATCCCGCACAGGCCAGGATAGGCCGTATAACCAATGGATTGGCAAGGGATTCCGCTATAAACCAGACGAATGGATCGTCTGGTCGACTGGCATACATGGGCAGGATTTGCCCACTTGGTCTGAAAGGAATGACCATGGCCCTTGTACATAAGGCAGAAGCCCATGATGGCATGCCCGCTTCCATGCAACGGGAGCCGGCTCAGCCTTACACCCAACGCATGGCCCACCTTATCGCGGTGGGCAACCTGGCCCAAGCTAAGGTGGATAGTCGCCGCCTGCTGGAGACGGAGTCCCACAATCTGCACGCTATTTATACCTTGGGCTATCTCTACTGTGCCCAAGGCAATCTGCTGTCCGGCTTAAATAGCTGGCAAGATCTGGTAGAGCTGCTGCACGATCACGAGCAGTTACTCTATTTGCAGCCCCAGCAGCTGCTGTTTTTACAAAGCTTTTGCGGCCAGTTATTGCAAGTGTGCGGCGAGGTTAACCATCTGGTCACCCTACAGAGCAACCCAGAGCTACACCATGCCCTATGCAGCATGGGCTATCGCACCGCCCGCACCTCCATGAACCTGCGCAACGCCCTAGGCGACCCGGTGGTTAAAGAAGACCCTGAGGTGCGCTTTTTAGAGCGTTTAAAGCCCTATCGGGATCGCTCTGGGCGTAGCCGCTTTCACTATCGTCCCCCCTCACCCCCCGCGTTACAAGTGGAGCCCACCAACCAAGGTTTGGGCACCTTGCATCGGTTGGGGGAGATGAGTCGCACTCAAGGTGTGTTGGCACTCACCACCTTTGAGCAGGCCCTGAGCAGCTGGGATGGCGCCTGCCATCAGCTTAGCCTCGCCTATCTACCCCAAGCCGAGGTGGTCACGCAGGTGGTGCTCAAGGGCGCGTTGCACCTGCAAGCGGTGGGCGAACCGCTGTTGCATCCCCAATTAGATCAGCTCATTACCATGGCGAAAGCCAAGGGGGCCAGGGTCCATCTGCGCACCAACGCCGTATTACTGGCCGATGCCGCCATTCGCCAACGCCTATTGCTGGCCCCGCCCGACACCCTCCAGATCGCCCCAGATGGCACCTGTGCCGCTGAGGTTGACGCCATTCATGGCCCTGGTGCCTGGACGCGCATGCTAGAGGGGCTGACCCTGCTCCGGCAGGAGCGTAACACCCTGCATTTAAACGATGCCATGCTCATCACCCTGGTTTTGGATGCCCATTATGAGGCTGGTTCGCCGCTGTTGTTGGAGTCTCTGGCAAACCTTGTAGACCGTATTGAACCCGCTGCGGTTAACTATGAAAATGCCACCCCCAAATGTCGGGAGCCCTTCTACCAACTCAATTTATTGTGGGATGGTACCTTGATCCCCTGTAGTAAGGACATCAATGCCCGCATGCCCCTTGGTAGCGTACAGCAGCAAGGGGTAGATATGATCTGGAATGGCCTTACCGCCACCGATCATGCCGAGGATCTGCTGCTTAACCGGCTGGAGTCCCACAGCCAATGTCACAGTTGTCACGACAGCCACGACTAAGCGGATGGTTGCCCCCCTCTGCCGCCAGTGCGGAGGGGGTATTACGGGGCATGGCGCCACTTAAAGCCACCCGCCCGCCTCGATTGCCCCCTGCGGTGATCGCCCTTCTTGGTTCTTGTTTTTAATAACCTTACTGCGTGCAAAGTGGTCACTATGTTATGCTGTTGGGGTTATTTGAACGGCCCGCCCCAACCCAAGGTGCCCAGCCATGCCCGACATTCACCCCATTTTGGATGCAGATTTACCCGCAGCCGCCCACTTTCTGCACACCCATATGAACCCCAATCTAAGCACCACCCAGTGGTGCCAAGCCTTTCAGCATGGCTGGTTGCCCGACCGCCCCAACCATGGTTTTATGTTGGTGGATAAGGGGGAGATTGTGGGGCTCTTTATGGCGGTTTACGGACAGCGCTTGATCCGGGGCACGCTGGCCCGCTTTTGCAACCCCAATAGCTGGGTGGTGTTGCCCGCATACCGGGGCAACTACAGTCGCCTATTAATGCGTGCGCTGTTGGAGCAGCCGGATTTTCATTTTTTTATTACCACCCCCAACCCGGTGGTGACCAAGCTGTTTGAGCGTGCCCATTTTACCACCATGGATGCCCGTCTCTCACTGCTGCCCTGTCTACCGGGGCTACCCTTACCAAGACAGGCCATCCTCACCGACCTGGACGCCATAGAAGCCTCCCTGGATGCCGCCAATGGCGCCATCGTGCGGGACCATCGCGGGTTGCCCTGGCTTAAATGGGTGGTGGTTGGCCCCCCCCAGCAAGCCTGCTTGGTGCTGTATAAAACCCGCATCTTTAAAAAACTGCCCAGTGCCCGCATTCTTTACCTGAGCAATACCACACATTTCTTGGCTCAGCGCTGGGTGTTGGGTCGTTACCTGTTGCTTCGCCATGGCATGGCGACCATGCAGGTCGATACCCGCTTTTTCCCAACACCGCCACCCCTCTCTTACACGCTTATTGACCGGCAACCCAAACTCTACTCCAGCCCCACCCTGGAAGGTGCGGATTTTGGCTATATCTACTCCGAGTCGGTGGCTTTGGATCAATAACGCCGTTGCCGTGCTACTCGGGCACCAGCCAGCTCTCCCCGGGCTGTAAGGTACGAAAATGTTCTGCATCCACGCCTCCCGCTTGCAGGGCCACGGCGAGATCTTGCAGCGGCTGGGTGCGCCCTTCATCGGTCAGGGGAAAGGTGCCCCAATGAATACCCAGCGTGTAGCGGGCTGCCAGATCGGTATGCGCCTGCACCGCCTCGGCGGGATTCATATGGGCATGGCGCATAAACCAGCGCGGCGCATAGTGACCCATGGGTAGCAGGGCCAGCCGGAAGGGTCCATAGCGCTGCCCCTGTTGCACAAAGGCGTCGCTATAGCCACAATCCCCGCCAAAGTAGAGGTTGCCATGGGCGGTGGTGAGTACAAAGCCCCCCCACAGGGCTTGATTGCGGTCCCACAGGGTACGCGCCGACCAATGTTTTACCTGTACAAAGTGGGCCTCCACTACGGATGTTAGGGGCAGATGCCCACCCCAATCCAGCGCTTCGGCGGGCACACCCATCTCATGTAATAGGGCCACACCGCCCAAGCCCACTAAAATGCGCGGTTTATGCTGGGCATAGAGCTGTTGCAGGGTGTCACGATCCATATGGTCATAGTGGCTATGACTAATCAGCACCACATCAATGGGGGGCAGATCGGCCAGGGCCACCCCAGGGGCATGCACCCGCCGGGGCCCCAAAAAACGCACCGGGCTGGCCCGTTGGGACCACTGTGGATCGGTAAGTATATTTAGCCCGGCGGTTTGGATGAGTACGGTGTTATGGTTAACAAAGGTCAGCCGCAGCGCACCCCCCGCAACCCGTTTGGGGGGGGCGGGCTGGGGGGCGATTTCCACCCACTCTGGCCAGGGGGTTTTCTCGCCGAACAGCTTCCATTTGAACAGATCCAAGAACCGTTTGGGGGGTGTTTGCGTGTCATAAAAGCGCTGACCATCAAAATGGTCGCTGAGTGGGCCACCATAGTATGGGGTTGCCAGCATAGAGCGCATGAGCAACCCCAGCACGATCAGCAAGAGCAACCCTAAAGCTATTTTCAACATAGCGAGACACCTTTGTGGGTGGATTTCTTGGGCACATTCAGGGACAATCTTGCAAGCAACTGTTGTTTCACACCAGCCTATTGAGTCTATTCCATGGATAAGCAAGCAAAAATTTATGTGGCGGGCCATCGTGGCATGGTGGGTTCCGCGATCTGCCGCTATCTACAGGGGCAGGGGTACAGCAATCTTCTGCTTGCAGGACGTGAAACCTTGGATCTATGCCGTCAGGCTGAGGTGGAGCAGTTTGTCGCCCAGCATGCGCCGGAGTATGTGATTATTGCAGCGGCGCGGGTGGGGGGTATTCACGCCAACAGCACCTATCCTGCTGAATTTATCCGCGATAACATCCAAATTGCCACCAATTTAGTTGATGCCTCTTACCGGGCCAAGGTTAAAAAGGTGCTGTTTTTGGGCTCTTCGTGCATCTATCCCAAGCTGGCCCCGCAGCCTATGACCGAAGATTGTCTGCTGACGGGTGCCCTAGAGCCCACCAATCAGTGGTACGCCATTGCCAAGATTGCGGGCATTAAGTTATGTCAGGCTTACCGTGAGCAGTATGGTTTTAATGCCATTAGCGCCATGCCCACCAATTTATATGGGCCAGAGGATAATTTTCATGATCTTAATGCCCATGTGATACCGGCGCTGATTGCGCGTTTTCATCAAGCCAAGCTAGCGGGGCAGCCCTCGGTGATGGCCTGGGGCACGGGTTCGCCCCGGCGTGAATTTTTGCATGTGGATGATTTGGCGGAGGCGGTTATCCACCTCTTGGATCATTATGAGGGGGGGCAGCAGGTTAATGTGGGCACGGGGCAGGATGTGACCATTAAGCATTTGACCGAACTGGTGGCGCAGACGGTGGGGTATATGGGGGAGATTGTCTGGGACAGCAGCAAACCCGATGGCACACCAAGAAAGTTATTGGATATTAGTAAGATTGAAGCGCTGGGCTGGAGCCCCAAGATCGACTTGGCGCAGGGTTTACAGGGGGCTTACCAGTGGTACCTTGACCATATCGACGCTGTGCGCATGCGCTGACACGCTGGCTCAAGCCGTGTACATTTTTTAAGTTGGGGGGAGTTCCCCCAAAGGGGGCTACTTGGGGCGAGTATGGGGTGTTTTGAAGGGCAGAGTGCCGGAACACTCTGGCTCCTGTTTTACAAAATCCTACTTTTGGGTGCAGCGGGTTAGCGCGACGAAGCCGCCCGCCTGAATTCCCCTGAGGTGTGCGGTTTTGCTTATGCGGCGGCAACGGGCAGTGATTCGACAGTGACCGAGAGCCCGTAGGTGACAAAAAAGGGGAGTTGATAGAACCGCCCGCCTACCTCGACCTCTTGATAACCCCGTTGTCCCTGTTGTTTCCAGGTTAGGCGATAGAGATTTTCCGTATGGGGTTCGGCGGAGAGTCGCAGCTTCACCTCGCGCCGGGTTTCCCCTTCTAAAGACAGATTTAAAATTTGGGTTAGGTGATTTTTGGTCTTCTTTTCCAATGCCTTGAACAATGATCCTTGTAATTCGAAGCCGCGCCCTTTGGCTTGTTCGACGTGAATTCGGGTGATGGCGCTGCGGCTAAAGCTCAGTTCGCTGACGAGGGCGGTTTGGCTGTGTCGGTTGTCGAGAGGAAACTCTTCCACTGCCACCACGACTTCGTTTTCCGCTTCCACAAACTCTTTGACGAAGTGGATCATGATTTCACCCGGTTTAACGGGTGCGGGCTGTGGGGCTCGCTTATGGGCGATGCGATGGGCCACTGCGGCACAAAGATAGCCACCAGCCATGGCAATGGGGATTAGTTGAATCATGGGTTGAGTCACCATAACAAGGGTGTTGTGGTCGAGGAGCGGATTAGCTTTCGTTTCGGCTTTTTTTATTAGGAATTTCATAGATCAGGGTATGAGCCAGGGTCAATCCCACAAAGGCCCAGCTTACAGGTCCGTGTAGGCTCATGGGTTTGATGATGCGCAGGCCGGTGAGCATGCTGAGTGTCAAGGTGGCGGCCATACCCGCTTTGATGGCCTCCCGGCCCATACGACGTTTGGTACGTGTTGGAGTTTGGCGTGCTGCGGGTCGGTTTCTGGGACGAGGGGCTGCCACGGCTGGCTGTTTTAACGCCTGCGCAGGGCGTGTTGCGGGGGCGAAATAGTTGACATTGGCGTCCATGGGTTGCTCTGTCTCCCTAGAGTCTACATTGTTGCGAATAATATACATTCTTATTCGCAACAATCATCTTGTCAATGGTAGATTTTGGGGGGCTCTAAAAACAGGCACCACGGCATGGACCATCTTGGTGAGATTGAGGGATTGTAACCGCATTGAGAGACAACAAGGTTCATGGATTGCTTGAATGGGGTCATTTGTGCGTGAGAAAACGCATCGTTCTTATCATAGGGCGGGATTCAATAAGCATCCTACCAAAAAGGCCAAAGAGAATTCAGCCTCTGCACCCTGTTTGTGCTAGGTGCAGAAATTTTGCTTGTTATTAGGTGGCTGCTATAGATTTTCTTGGAGTTCTTTTTTCTAACCAGACGCGGTAGCAAGTTAGCCGCCACAAAAGAGATAACGCCCCAGGACCAATATATGAGGCATATGCTTGCCAAGTATTGGGTTGTGGGTGGGGTTGGGGGTTGTGGGGACATACACTTAATGAGCGATTAGGAGTGATTACAAATAATGGCGAGGGGGTTGTGGGGACATACACTTAATGAGCGATTAGGAGTGATTACAAATAATGGCGAGATTGGCAAGAGTGGTCATTCCAAGTGTAGCGCACCATGTTACGCAGAGGGGTAACCGCAGGCCGGATGTATTGTATTTTTTGAGGAATCCGATTATGAGGCCGATTTGAAAGATGTGCGTGTTTGGTGTGAAGCTTATGGTGTGGAGGTCTGGGCTTACTGTTTGATGACGAATCATGTTAATCTCATATTGGTTCCAAAGTCAGAAAATGCTTTACAGAAAGCGATGAAGAAGATTAGCCAACGCCATACGAGAAGAATCAATTTCAAGAAGGGATGGCGAGGTTATCTTTGGCAGGGTCGATTTGCATCAACGCCAATGGATGAAGCGCACACATTGCAGGCTGACGTTATGTGGAGTTGAACCCTGTTAGGGCAGGAATGGTATCAGAAGTAGGTGATCATCCATGGAGTAGTGCGAGCACACATTTGGGTCAAGAGTGGGCTCCCTTAATCCCATTGGGGCCTTTATTGGATTGGGTAGACGATTGGAAGGCTTATTTAGAAGCCGGTAATCGTCGTGAGGAACAGATGCTGATTCCACTGCATGAACGAACAGGTTGGCCAATGGGCAGCGAAGCGTTTACAAAGCGATTAGAGCAGCAGACGGGACGGAAGCTTGGTAAGCAGAAACCGGGACCAAAGTCAGAAAAGAGTGTTGATCATGAACAAAGTGTATGTCCCCGGAATTCCTAAGCCTTTATTCAAATATTTACACGCAACCCTCGCCCACGATAACCGCTTACTTATGGGGGGTTCTATTCTCTTTTAGCCATAAATTTGCTTGCATCTTTCCAAGCGAGGTCATTATGATGCGTTAACGATAGATGGCAGGCTGTTTGCAGACGATTGGCGGTAAGTTCGTTTGCAAGAGAATCTGAAGCAGGGAGAAAATAATGCGCATTCATGATGAAAGTGAAGGGTTTTAACCGTGGATGAAAGTCCACTACCCATAACTCTGGTGGAACTTTTATGGCAAGGGCGTGGCGCTCTTGCCATTTTAGTATCGGCCACGTTAGCCAGTATCTTTGCCTTTTTTTCGATTCGCTCTTCGCGAAAGATTGCCCGCGTAAAAAACGCCAGCGATATGCTGTTTGCCTCTAAACGAGATGACAAATTTGTAGGAGGCATGAAGCAGCTGCGCGCTTACAGCAACGACCCAGATGTTGACGTCGCTAAATTTGCCTACCCTGATAATTTTTTAAGCCTTGAGGCCGAGCATATACGTTACATTGCCAACCATTTTGAGCGGGTCGCTGTCTGCATAGACAATGGTGTTTTTGATGAAAAGACCGTTAAAGAGGCTTGGTACACGATGATTGTGAATACGTGGCCCCAGGTGGAGCCATACGTTAATATGCTGCGGGTTCAGGTCCAGCACGACAAAAGAGGCACCCACTACCAAGCATTTGAAGCCTTGGTCGTACGCTGGAAAAAATCCCCTCTCAAGAAAAAATAGAGTGCTACAGTGACAGAAGATCGGTGGTGGTTACGTAAGAGGATAAAGGGGCCGTTTTCTAAGCCTTGTTTGATAAAGTTGATAAAGTTCCAGGGACATACACTTAATGAGCGATAAGGAGTGATTACAAATAATGGCGAGATTGGCAAGAGAGGTCATTCCAAGTGTAGCGCACCATGTTATGCAGAAGGGTAACCGCAGGCAGGATATATTTTTTGAGGAATCCGATTATGAGGCCTATTTGAAAGATGTGCGTGTTTGGTGTGAAGCTTATGGTGTGGAGGTCTGAATCGGGACCAAAGTCAAAAAAGAGTGTTGCTCGTGAATAAAGGGATGTCCCATGAATTCAACGCCATACGAGAAGAATCAATTTCAAGAAGGGATGGCGAGGTTATCTTTGGCAGGGTCGATTTGCATCAACGCCAATGGATGAAGCGCACACATTGCAGGCCGCACGTTATGTGGAGTTGAACCCTGTTAGGGCAGGAATGGTATCAGAAGTAGGTGATCATCCATGGAGTAGTGCGAGCACACATTTGGGTCAAGAGTGGGCTCCCTAAATCCCATTGGGGCCTTTATTGGATTGGGTAGACGATTGGGAGGTATATTTAAAAGCCGCTAGTCGTTGTGAGGAACAGATGCTGATTCCACTGCATGAACGAACAGGTCGGCCAATGGGCAGCGAAGCGTTTACAAAGCGATTAGAGCAGCAGACGGGACGGAAGCTTGGTAAGCAGAAACCGGGACCAAAGTCAGAAATGAGTGTTGATCATGAATAAAGTGTATGTCCCCGGAATTCCCCGGAATTCCGCAGGTCAAATGGAATTCGGAAGAGTATCCGAATTCCATATTGCATATTGCTGGAAGATGAGTCAAATTGGTACCATGTAGTTCTGCATGTTTAGATGAGTTTTTTAATCAAAATTTACGAGTTTGAGGTCGCTATGATTGCTGAAACCATTCACCCTGAAACTGGGGAAATAATAAAACTTAAACTTCCTGACCTGGATGCTGATGCTTTGAATAAGCTATTGAAAGAGTATGCAACTGATAAACAAATCAAAAACAGCTTAGAGAAATTGCCTATACCAGCTGAAGCGAAAGCTTTCATGTTCAAATTCGCTAAATGCTCAATCACTGTGGGTAGCACCGTGATTAACATTGGGAAGAAAATCTTGGAGACTGTTTTGACCCTGACAGGTAAATATCCCCATTCAACTTTCGGATTGATTTTTGCAGCTTTATTGACTTTCTTGATTAGCGTTATCCCAGGTATTGGCCCCATCCTATCGAGCTTCCTTGGCCCAGTTTTGATGCTCTTTGGCTTAGGAAGGGGAGTTTGGGAAGATCTAAAAAAAGATAATATCTCCTTGGCAGATTCAATTATCAAGAGCGCAGAAATTTTTGAGCCTCTTAAAGG
Protein-coding sequences here:
- a CDS encoding glycosyltransferase; this translates as MLNRPPILALAPHSWHDRWLSRQQLMSRLGGRGWPVTYSYGPLNVWQRESPLWQQAGWLGGVEQVDHVQVDQPGRWFPAWQRYPWWDHVALRLHAQRMQALMGHAQADRQILFLFHPRFWPYVERLQPRYVVYHIYDVFSVMDNWSPQMDHYQQQLVERADLITTSSQGMLEQLPTPGPQKAKLLNNGADPRPFIEADGCPCPADLAMIPGPRIGYVGTVNAKLDLEMILYVASRHPHWHWVFIGPVMLEGEQAKQAKALWQQCCALDNVHLLGAKPRQAVPAYVQHMDVNTICYRIRPDDWVIHGYPVKLHEYLATGKPVVAAAQSAVKDQFSHVAAIAQHPQQWADALQAALTNGGVGTPQTRRQVALLNTWDQRTSTLENWLLEMLA
- a CDS encoding SPASM domain-containing protein translates to MALVHKAEAHDGMPASMQREPAQPYTQRMAHLIAVGNLAQAKVDSRRLLETESHNLHAIYTLGYLYCAQGNLLSGLNSWQDLVELLHDHEQLLYLQPQQLLFLQSFCGQLLQVCGEVNHLVTLQSNPELHHALCSMGYRTARTSMNLRNALGDPVVKEDPEVRFLERLKPYRDRSGRSRFHYRPPSPPALQVEPTNQGLGTLHRLGEMSRTQGVLALTTFEQALSSWDGACHQLSLAYLPQAEVVTQVVLKGALHLQAVGEPLLHPQLDQLITMAKAKGARVHLRTNAVLLADAAIRQRLLLAPPDTLQIAPDGTCAAEVDAIHGPGAWTRMLEGLTLLRQERNTLHLNDAMLITLVLDAHYEAGSPLLLESLANLVDRIEPAAVNYENATPKCREPFYQLNLLWDGTLIPCSKDINARMPLGSVQQQGVDMIWNGLTATDHAEDLLLNRLESHSQCHSCHDSHD
- a CDS encoding GNAT family N-acetyltransferase, which produces MPDIHPILDADLPAAAHFLHTHMNPNLSTTQWCQAFQHGWLPDRPNHGFMLVDKGEIVGLFMAVYGQRLIRGTLARFCNPNSWVVLPAYRGNYSRLLMRALLEQPDFHFFITTPNPVVTKLFERAHFTTMDARLSLLPCLPGLPLPRQAILTDLDAIEASLDAANGAIVRDHRGLPWLKWVVVGPPQQACLVLYKTRIFKKLPSARILYLSNTTHFLAQRWVLGRYLLLRHGMATMQVDTRFFPTPPPLSYTLIDRQPKLYSSPTLEGADFGYIYSESVALDQ
- a CDS encoding MBL fold metallo-hydrolase, yielding MLKIALGLLLLIVLGLLMRSMLATPYYGGPLSDHFDGQRFYDTQTPPKRFLDLFKWKLFGEKTPWPEWVEIAPQPAPPKRVAGGALRLTFVNHNTVLIQTAGLNILTDPQWSQRASPVRFLGPRRVHAPGVALADLPPIDVVLISHSHYDHMDRDTLQQLYAQHKPRILVGLGGVALLHEMGVPAEALDWGGHLPLTSVVEAHFVQVKHWSARTLWDRNQALWGGFVLTTAHGNLYFGGDCGYSDAFVQQGQRYGPFRLALLPMGHYAPRWFMRHAHMNPAEAVQAHTDLAARYTLGIHWGTFPLTDEGRTQPLQDLAVALQAGGVDAEHFRTLQPGESWLVPE
- a CDS encoding GDP-L-fucose synthase family protein, which encodes MDKQAKIYVAGHRGMVGSAICRYLQGQGYSNLLLAGRETLDLCRQAEVEQFVAQHAPEYVIIAAARVGGIHANSTYPAEFIRDNIQIATNLVDASYRAKVKKVLFLGSSCIYPKLAPQPMTEDCLLTGALEPTNQWYAIAKIAGIKLCQAYREQYGFNAISAMPTNLYGPEDNFHDLNAHVIPALIARFHQAKLAGQPSVMAWGTGSPRREFLHVDDLAEAVIHLLDHYEGGQQVNVGTGQDVTIKHLTELVAQTVGYMGEIVWDSSKPDGTPRKLLDISKIEALGWSPKIDLAQGLQGAYQWYLDHIDAVRMR
- a CDS encoding DUF4760 domain-containing protein translates to MDESPLPITLVELLWQGRGALAILVSATLASIFAFFSIRSSRKIARVKNASDMLFASKRDDKFVGGMKQLRAYSNDPDVDVAKFAYPDNFLSLEAEHIRYIANHFERVAVCIDNGVFDEKTVKEAWYTMIVNTWPQVEPYVNMLRVQVQHDKRGTHYQAFEALVVRWKKSPLKKK